From one Lotus japonicus ecotype B-129 chromosome 3, LjGifu_v1.2 genomic stretch:
- the LOC130744585 gene encoding protein ULTRAPETALA 1-like, whose product MTQENLTPEEFEKHAGKEGGGKWKNNIWVHEEKEDRVPISKTPLLQYYTHQANVSNWIDSVNRKRNFHRDEFIRCSSCNKRRRFRLNCRDEIRIYHAAMNNKMWSCSDWPYQKITCDHEEERSSVRSCRVCPRYSLCQGCSSCYCGGCIKCRFEDCDCQECRDFMLFAEP is encoded by the exons ATGACACAAG AGAATTTGACTCCAGAAGAATTTGAGAAACATGCTGGAAAAGAAGGGGGTGGAAAATGGAAAAACAACATCTGGGTTCATGAGGAAAAAGAGGACAGAGTTCCAATTTCAAAGACACCTTTGTTACAATATTACACACATCAAGCAAACGTGTCTAATTGGATTGATTCTGTGAACCGTAAGCGAAACTTTCACAGGGATGAATTCATTCGCTGTTCAAGCTGCAACAAGAGGCGCAGGTTTCGTCTCAACTGCAGGGACGAAATCCGCATCTACCATGCTGCTATGAACAACAAAATGTGGAGTTGTTCTGATTGGCCTTATCAGAA AATAACTTGTGATCATGAAgaagagagatcaagtgttagGAGTTGCAGGGTTTGTCCTCGTTATTCATTATGCCAAGGTTGCTCATCTTGTTACTGTGGAGGTTGCATCAAGTGTCGCTTTGAGGATTGCGATTGTCAAGAATGTAGAGACTTCATGCTATTTGCAGAACCCTAG
- the LOC130744586 gene encoding uncharacterized protein LOC130744586, with amino-acid sequence MVDNCYGEFVESIEPPIVVSDNESCCIIPRMSSITLYIGGHGADLIAGSLIKNPGGTIAPCGGYVAGRKKWVEAAAARLSAASVRVPVVILFTGVTSKNMLLVEKLLLMLYSLEAVSASLLSVKAIQSSSSFGSYTKPIAGITPGYAAEVIFADGTFIDGSTSELSCNGPLREPFAVFYQGGTHWTQWGLVLGEVLKSI; translated from the exons ATGGTGGACAACTGCTATGGTGAGTTTGTGGAAAGCATTGAACCTCCCATAGTGGTAAGTGATAATGAATCATGTTGCATTATTCCAAGGATGTCTAGTATCACATTATACATTGGTGGGCATGGTGCAGATTTGATCGCAGGCAGTCTGATTAAGAATCCTGGTGGAACAATTGCACCATGTGGTGGATATGTTGCTGGGAGAAAAAAATGGGTTGAAGCAGCTGCAGCCCGTCTTTCTGCAGCTAGTGTTCGTGTCCCGGTTGTGATACTGT TTACAGGCGTTACTAGCAAGAATATGTTACTGGTCGAAAAGCTGCTTTTGAT GCTTTATAGTTTGGAAGCCGTGAGCGCCTCCTTACTTTCTGTGAAGGCTATTCAGAGTAGCTCTTCGTTTGGTTCATACACCAAACCAATAGCGGGTATCACTCCTGGATATGCAGCAGAG GTGATCTTTGCTGATGGAACCTTTATTGATGGGAGTACTAGTGAGCTTTCATGCAATGGACCTCTTAGAGAGCCATTTGCTGTATTTTACCAG GGTGGCACTCATTGGACTCAATGGGGCTTAGTTCTTGGAGAAGTTTTGAAATCTATATGA